In the Dehalococcoidia bacterium genome, one interval contains:
- a CDS encoding glucose 1-dehydrogenase yields MILDKFALTGKVAVVTGAGRSIGRGIALGFAEAGADIVCAARTISEIESVASEIRNLGRRAIAVPCDVREAEQVEGMVSKAVEEFGRIDILINNAGAGYLKPAIETSERAWEFQIRQNLTSAFLCSKAVAKVMLEQKAGSIVNISSRAGDQPAVGMIAYGVSKAGMNHLTRTMAFELAPHIRVNCISPGAVWTETSAETLGPAKDRIIRGTPLDRMGTPEDIALAAIYLSSPASSWVTGKILEIDGGIYGQIFKAG; encoded by the coding sequence ATGATACTGGATAAGTTTGCTCTAACCGGTAAGGTGGCCGTCGTCACCGGGGCGGGAAGGAGTATAGGCAGGGGGATAGCTCTCGGCTTCGCCGAGGCCGGTGCCGATATAGTATGTGCTGCCCGTACTATTAGCGAGATAGAATCGGTAGCCTCAGAAATCCGTAACCTGGGTAGAAGGGCAATTGCTGTCCCCTGCGATGTCCGCGAGGCCGAACAGGTGGAGGGTATGGTGAGCAAGGCAGTGGAGGAGTTCGGCCGTATCGACATCCTGATTAACAATGCCGGGGCCGGCTACCTCAAGCCGGCGATAGAGACCAGCGAGCGCGCCTGGGAGTTCCAGATCAGGCAGAACCTGACCAGCGCTTTCCTCTGCAGCAAGGCAGTGGCCAAAGTCATGCTGGAGCAGAAAGCAGGCTCAATCGTCAATATCTCCAGCCGGGCGGGCGACCAGCCGGCGGTGGGCATGATTGCCTACGGTGTTTCCAAGGCTGGAATGAATCACCTCACCAGGACGATGGCGTTTGAACTGGCTCCCCATATAAGGGTGAACTGTATCAGCCCCGGCGCCGTCTGGACCGAAACCAGCGCCGAGACGCTGGGACCGGCGAAGGATAGGATTATCCGCGGCACCCCGCTGGATCGCATGGGCACTCCGGAGGATATAGCCCTGGCGGCAATATATCTGAGCTCTCCCGCATCTAGCTGGGTGACTGGAAAGATACTGGAGATAGATGGGGGAATCTACGGCCAGATTTTTAAGGCTGGCTAA
- a CDS encoding methylmalonyl-CoA mutase family protein encodes MEKGPKGKSPEPQEEPRYTSGGIPIKGVYTPQDIKDLDYTKYIGNPGEYPFTRGIYSGSRGIIFAQRPVLGFGLPEETNKRIKYLFNYGMASPSGMPSYNLTMDMTSAYGFDSDDPRMAQWVGVSGPPCNSIEDSEAILEGIPLEGVYHGALSYAPNWRVSHYIAIADNRGIPRSNLLGATLNDSLHGPIGEGVHLFPPRACLRLIVDTLKFVTAEMPRFRACDVQAYSSREAGCTAPQEAAFAIADMIEVVQGCLEKGLDIDELSPHLTFFFACYSDFFEEVAKFRAARKVWAQVMRERFHAKSDKNLRMRIQVKTSASTLPAQHPQLNIFRSGLQAISAIFGGASGLNITCMDEAFSAPTEEAARIALLTGKVIEHETGIVSVADPLAGSYYIEYLTHEMEKAIREYLEKIEAMGGYIAALERGYLQREIAAANVKQSYDLDSGKQVIVGLNRFQPEEGEEAPIDIFEQDPMRTHRIMSERLQKLRAERDSGRVHEVLAEYREAVTGDRDMMPVMVEAAKAHCTTAEVFGILKEELGEDKSCLIPPDWFSTV; translated from the coding sequence ATGGAAAAGGGACCTAAAGGTAAATCCCCCGAGCCTCAGGAGGAGCCCAGATACACCAGTGGCGGCATTCCAATCAAGGGCGTCTACACGCCGCAAGATATCAAGGACCTGGACTACACCAAGTATATAGGCAACCCCGGGGAATACCCCTTTACCCGAGGCATATACAGCGGTTCGCGGGGTATCATATTCGCCCAGCGGCCGGTGCTGGGCTTCGGCCTGCCCGAGGAGACCAACAAACGGATCAAATACCTGTTTAACTACGGGATGGCGTCCCCCAGCGGCATGCCCAGCTACAACCTCACCATGGATATGACCAGCGCCTACGGCTTCGATTCCGATGACCCCCGCATGGCCCAGTGGGTTGGTGTATCCGGCCCGCCCTGCAACTCGATCGAGGACAGCGAAGCCATCCTGGAGGGGATCCCACTCGAGGGGGTTTATCACGGGGCACTCTCCTATGCCCCTAACTGGCGGGTGTCTCACTATATCGCAATTGCCGACAATCGCGGTATACCGCGAAGCAACCTGCTGGGGGCCACCCTGAACGATTCGCTGCACGGACCCATCGGCGAGGGTGTCCACCTTTTTCCGCCGCGCGCCTGCCTCAGGCTCATAGTCGATACACTGAAATTCGTCACCGCAGAAATGCCCCGTTTCAGAGCCTGCGATGTTCAGGCATACTCCAGCCGCGAGGCAGGTTGCACCGCGCCCCAGGAGGCCGCTTTTGCCATCGCCGACATGATAGAGGTGGTACAGGGCTGTCTGGAAAAAGGCCTTGATATAGACGAGCTGTCTCCCCACCTCACCTTCTTCTTCGCCTGCTACAGCGACTTCTTCGAGGAGGTGGCCAAGTTTCGTGCTGCCCGCAAGGTATGGGCACAGGTAATGAGGGAGCGGTTTCACGCCAAATCCGACAAGAACCTGCGCATGCGCATCCAGGTAAAGACATCGGCCTCCACCCTCCCGGCACAGCACCCGCAGCTCAACATATTCCGCTCCGGCCTTCAGGCGATATCTGCCATCTTCGGAGGTGCCAGCGGTCTCAACATCACCTGCATGGACGAGGCGTTCAGCGCGCCCACCGAAGAGGCGGCACGCATCGCCCTGCTCACCGGTAAGGTTATCGAGCACGAGACCGGGATCGTTAGTGTGGCAGACCCGCTCGCCGGCTCCTACTATATAGAGTACCTGACCCATGAGATGGAGAAAGCCATCCGGGAATACCTTGAAAAAATCGAAGCGATGGGCGGTTATATCGCTGCCCTGGAGAGGGGCTACCTGCAGCGAGAGATCGCCGCCGCCAATGTGAAACAGTCCTATGACCTTGATAGCGGCAAACAGGTTATCGTCGGACTCAACCGGTTTCAGCCCGAGGAAGGTGAGGAAGCTCCCATCGATATCTTCGAGCAGGACCCGATGAGAACACACAGGATAATGAGTGAGCGGCTGCAGAAGCTGCGGGCCGAGCGAGATAGCGGGCGGGTCCATGAGGTGCTGGCCGAGTACAGGGAGGCCGTCACCGGTGATAGAGATATGATGCCCGTAATGGTCGAGGCGGCCAAGGCTCACTGTACCACCGCCGAGGTCTTCGGCATACTCAAGGAAGAGCTGGGCGAGGACAAGAGTTGCCTCATCCCGCCCGATTGGTTTTCCACGGTTTAG
- a CDS encoding DUF6125 family protein: MGDLPDMSGPFDPNFKPRDLTSEALEKLLVMAGQLYLGADGMWTTVIRKRYGDDVAVSCSKEVWDTNWKHEIDRPRKWMNIQGNDIAALFKCWQVDPGFAAMFDIDFEVSEDGKHGKLTVTKCRTLEYCERHNDTWLQNLACNELDGPLIPLSAEYVNPKIKCKATKLPPRKSPDEIPCQWEFWMED; the protein is encoded by the coding sequence ATGGGAGACCTACCCGATATGAGCGGCCCTTTCGACCCCAACTTCAAGCCGCGCGACCTTACCTCAGAGGCGCTGGAGAAGCTTCTGGTTATGGCTGGCCAGCTGTATCTGGGGGCCGACGGGATGTGGACCACCGTCATCCGCAAGAGGTACGGCGATGACGTAGCCGTCTCGTGTTCCAAGGAGGTGTGGGACACCAACTGGAAGCATGAGATCGATCGCCCCCGGAAGTGGATGAACATCCAGGGGAATGACATCGCTGCCCTGTTCAAGTGCTGGCAGGTCGACCCCGGCTTTGCCGCGATGTTCGATATCGACTTCGAGGTCAGTGAGGATGGGAAGCATGGTAAACTGACGGTGACCAAGTGCCGCACGCTGGAGTACTGCGAGCGGCACAATGATACCTGGCTGCAGAACCTGGCGTGCAACGAGCTGGACGGGCCCCTGATCCCGCTGAGCGCCGAGTATGTCAATCCTAAGATAAAGTGTAAGGCGACGAAGCTGCCGCCGCGAAAGAGCCCGGACGAGATCCCCTGCCAGTGGGAGTTCTGGATGGAAGACTAG
- a CDS encoding DUF6125 family protein gives MPDLEDYSGPFNPNLKLTDFSKEALLRLLVAAGKMYLGSDGMWTTVIRKRYGDDVALSCSKEVWNTIGQQELRRPTEAMNIGVGDIASLFKFFQVDPGFAVMFDIDFELSDDGKYGLMTVKRCPSLEYFERHGDEWLMNLACNELDRPMLPETARHFNPEIKTRPLKLPPRKSKDEIACQWEFKLGSIVMSQKEDTMPDLEDYSGPFNPNLKLTDFSKEALVRLLVAAGKMYLGADGMWTSVIRKRYGDDAALSCSKEVWDTNWKQEMRRPTEAMNIHGNDIASMFKYFQIDPGFAVMFDINYELKDGGNYGLMTVTKCRTLEYCERHGDDWLLNLACNELDKPLIAETARTFNPKITTNILKLPPRKSKDDIACQWEFRLET, from the coding sequence ATGCCGGACCTGGAAGACTATAGCGGCCCGTTTAACCCCAACCTGAAGCTCACCGACTTCTCCAAAGAGGCGCTGTTGCGGCTGCTGGTGGCAGCGGGCAAGATGTACCTGGGGTCGGACGGCATGTGGACCACCGTTATCCGCAAGAGATATGGCGATGATGTAGCCCTTTCCTGCTCCAAGGAGGTGTGGAACACCATCGGCCAGCAGGAGCTGCGCCGCCCTACAGAGGCGATGAACATCGGGGTGGGCGATATCGCCTCCCTGTTCAAGTTCTTTCAGGTCGACCCCGGGTTCGCCGTGATGTTCGATATCGACTTCGAGCTCAGCGATGACGGGAAATATGGCCTGATGACGGTGAAGCGCTGCCCGTCGCTGGAATACTTCGAGCGCCATGGCGATGAGTGGTTGATGAACCTGGCCTGCAATGAGCTGGATAGGCCTATGCTCCCGGAGACGGCACGCCATTTCAACCCGGAGATAAAAACCAGGCCGCTTAAGCTGCCCCCGCGAAAGAGCAAGGATGAGATCGCCTGCCAGTGGGAGTTCAAGCTTGGAAGTATAGTTATGAGCCAGAAGGAGGATACTATGCCGGACCTGGAAGACTATAGCGGCCCGTTTAACCCCAACCTGAAGCTCACCGACTTTTCCAAGGAGGCGCTGGTCAGGTTGCTTGTCGCAGCAGGCAAGATGTACCTGGGGGCTGACGGGATGTGGACTTCGGTTATCCGCAAGAGATACGGTGATGACGCGGCGCTCTCATGTTCCAAGGAGGTCTGGGATACTAACTGGAAGCAGGAGATGCGTAGGCCGACGGAGGCGATGAATATCCACGGGAACGATATCGCCAGCATGTTCAAGTACTTTCAGATCGATCCCGGTTTTGCCGTGATGTTCGATATCAATTACGAACTTAAGGATGGCGGTAACTACGGCTTGATGACGGTGACAAAATGCCGCACGCTGGAGTACTGCGAGCGGCACGGCGACGACTGGCTGCTGAACCTGGCATGTAATGAGCTGGACAAGCCCCTGATTGCGGAGACAGCTCGTACCTTCAATCCCAAGATAACGACAAACATTCTAAAGCTGCCTCCACGAAAGAGCAAGGATGATATCGCCTGCCAGTGGGAGTTCAGACTAGAGACATAG
- the fdhF gene encoding formate dehydrogenase subunit alpha — MMEKSTLTRTEIRTEKITLSVDGQYVEASAGMTVLEAARSAGIYIPTLCYDPDMNPYGACRLCVVEIEGMRGLPTSCTTPVTNGMVVHTETPRVNQSRRITMELIMANHHGDCLTCAKNQQCELQNIARYLDIDQEHFDKLRKGTQVLPIDRSHPAFERDLNKCILCGKCVRACHEIAGVGAIGLAFRGYSARVVTAGDKPILESICESCGECLARCPTGALVPKHEKQALREVKTICPYCGVGCSLYLGIRGNKVVSVRGDMDSPVNHGGLCVKGRFGFDFVSHPDRLTKPMIRNQGRGKDIKVNGNFREVFHEASWDEALELVAERLSQVKEKHGPDSIGVLSSAKFTNEENYLVQKFARAVLGTNNVDHCARLCHASTVVGAIAAFGDGAMSNSIADFAKSDLLFIIGSNTTECHPIIGRTIRQGVKSRGTKIIVADPRAIELSNLATVHLPHKPGSDVALLNAMMNVIISEGLHDTTFIEERTEGFEELAETVKGYTPERAEEITGVPQADIVKAARLFASAERAAILYGMGITQHTTGTDNVKSVANLLMLTGNMGREGTGFSPLRGQNNVQGACDMGTLPNVYPGYQKVDSPDVKLKFESAWGCSLSEKPGLPVTEMMEAAYQGKIKAMYVVGENPLMSEPSLDHAREAMKNLEFLVVQDIFPTDTAVIADVILPAAVFAEKDGTFTNTERRVQKLRKAVDPPGDAKPDWEILSELAERMGYAFDYQSTEKIMEEIASVAPIYGGIHHHRLDGYGLQWPCRDREHPGTPTLHEGQFTRGRGKFHAVEYKPPAESISEGYPLILTTGRVLEHWHTGSMSRRSEVLDELHPSGKVDIHPDDALKLGIVDGDSVTLASERGKIETEVHVTDKTPPGLAFMAFHWSESPANVLTSTALDPVAKIPEFKVSAVRAVLAVLDRATQDNDFFARLAENPAEALKEYELTPEEKAAIVSGDIRKIESWVGKLDERLRTWLIARLQQEKW; from the coding sequence ATGATGGAAAAGAGTACATTAACCAGAACGGAAATCAGAACGGAGAAGATTACATTAAGCGTCGATGGCCAGTATGTAGAAGCCAGCGCGGGCATGACGGTGTTGGAGGCAGCCCGAAGCGCGGGTATCTACATCCCAACCCTCTGCTATGACCCTGACATGAATCCCTACGGAGCCTGCCGACTCTGTGTGGTTGAGATCGAGGGTATGCGTGGCTTGCCCACTTCCTGCACAACCCCGGTTACTAACGGAATGGTGGTACATACAGAGACACCCAGGGTAAACCAGTCACGCCGCATCACCATGGAACTCATCATGGCCAATCATCATGGTGATTGTCTCACCTGCGCTAAGAACCAGCAGTGCGAGTTACAAAATATCGCACGTTATCTGGACATCGATCAGGAGCACTTCGACAAACTGCGAAAGGGGACGCAGGTTCTTCCTATTGACCGTAGTCATCCGGCATTCGAGCGAGACCTCAACAAATGTATCCTGTGCGGTAAATGTGTGCGTGCCTGCCACGAGATAGCCGGCGTCGGTGCCATTGGCTTAGCCTTCCGCGGCTACTCGGCGAGAGTGGTAACCGCGGGCGATAAGCCGATACTGGAATCGATCTGCGAATCCTGCGGCGAGTGCCTGGCAAGGTGTCCAACCGGGGCCCTGGTTCCCAAGCATGAAAAGCAGGCCTTGCGTGAAGTTAAAACGATCTGTCCCTATTGCGGGGTTGGCTGTTCGCTGTATTTGGGCATTCGTGGCAATAAAGTCGTTAGCGTACGGGGAGATATGGACAGCCCGGTAAACCACGGTGGCCTCTGCGTTAAAGGACGCTTCGGTTTCGACTTCGTGAGTCACCCTGACAGGTTGACCAAGCCCATGATTAGAAACCAAGGTCGGGGCAAGGACATAAAGGTTAATGGCAATTTCAGGGAGGTCTTCCACGAGGCCAGCTGGGATGAGGCCCTGGAACTGGTGGCGGAGAGGCTTTCCCAGGTCAAGGAGAAACACGGGCCGGATAGCATCGGGGTGCTTAGTTCTGCCAAGTTCACCAACGAGGAGAACTACTTAGTGCAGAAATTCGCTCGCGCTGTGCTGGGCACCAACAACGTTGATCACTGCGCCCGTCTCTGTCACGCCTCGACGGTGGTTGGTGCCATAGCCGCCTTCGGTGACGGGGCTATGAGCAACTCCATTGCTGATTTTGCCAAGTCCGATCTCCTCTTCATAATCGGCTCCAATACGACCGAGTGTCATCCCATTATCGGACGCACCATCCGCCAGGGGGTAAAGTCACGCGGCACAAAGATAATCGTTGCCGATCCTCGTGCCATTGAGCTTTCCAACCTGGCTACAGTTCACCTGCCCCATAAACCGGGATCGGATGTGGCCTTACTCAATGCCATGATGAATGTGATTATCTCCGAGGGCCTGCATGACACCACGTTCATTGAGGAGCGTACCGAGGGCTTTGAGGAACTAGCAGAGACTGTCAAGGGTTACACTCCTGAGAGGGCCGAGGAGATAACCGGTGTTCCACAGGCTGACATAGTGAAGGCGGCCCGCCTCTTTGCCAGTGCCGAGAGGGCAGCGATCCTCTATGGCATGGGGATAACCCAGCACACCACGGGCACGGACAATGTCAAGAGCGTAGCCAACCTGTTGATGCTCACCGGCAATATGGGACGCGAAGGCACGGGGTTCAGTCCATTAAGAGGCCAGAATAATGTCCAGGGAGCGTGTGACATGGGTACCCTCCCCAACGTCTACCCTGGCTATCAGAAGGTAGATAGTCCCGATGTCAAGCTCAAGTTCGAATCAGCTTGGGGATGTTCCTTGAGCGAGAAGCCTGGGCTGCCAGTTACCGAGATGATGGAGGCTGCTTACCAGGGGAAAATTAAAGCCATGTATGTGGTGGGTGAAAATCCTCTAATGAGCGAACCTTCTTTGGACCATGCGAGGGAGGCGATGAAAAATCTCGAATTCCTGGTGGTTCAGGACATATTCCCTACTGATACGGCAGTGATTGCTGATGTCATATTACCCGCTGCCGTTTTTGCTGAAAAGGATGGCACCTTTACCAACACCGAGAGACGGGTACAGAAGCTGCGGAAAGCGGTTGACCCACCTGGAGATGCCAAGCCGGATTGGGAGATCCTCTCTGAACTGGCGGAGAGGATGGGGTATGCCTTTGATTACCAGAGTACAGAGAAGATAATGGAGGAGATTGCATCAGTTGCTCCTATATATGGCGGTATCCATCACCATCGGCTGGATGGTTATGGCCTGCAGTGGCCATGCCGTGACCGGGAACATCCGGGAACCCCTACACTTCACGAGGGCCAATTCACCCGTGGCCGTGGCAAGTTCCATGCCGTCGAATATAAGCCTCCGGCGGAGTCGATATCTGAAGGCTATCCCCTGATCCTCACTACTGGCAGGGTGCTGGAGCACTGGCATACAGGCAGCATGAGCCGGCGGTCTGAAGTGCTGGATGAGCTTCATCCCAGTGGCAAGGTTGATATTCATCCGGATGATGCGCTGAAGCTAGGGATTGTGGATGGCGACTCAGTAACCCTAGCCTCGGAGCGAGGGAAGATCGAGACTGAGGTTCATGTTACGGATAAGACCCCGCCAGGGCTTGCATTCATGGCCTTCCACTGGAGTGAGTCGCCGGCAAATGTCTTGACCAGCACCGCCCTGGATCCGGTGGCTAAGATACCCGAGTTTAAGGTCTCAGCGGTCAGGGCAGTGCTTGCGGTGCTGGATAGAGCAACTCAAGACAATGACTTTTTTGCTCGGCTTGCAGAAAATCCTGCCGAAGCGCTTAAGGAATACGAGCTAACTCCCGAGGAAAAGGCTGCCATAGTTAGTGGCGACATCCGTAAAATCGAGTCATGGGTAGGCAAGCTAGACGAGCGGCTACGAACTTGGCTCATCGCTAGGTTGCAGCAAGAAAAGTGGTAA
- a CDS encoding acyl-CoA dehydrogenase family protein → MSFVFSDEEELFRRQVQEFARKELAPSARERAKKTKVDMKIVKKMADLGLLAMNVPEKYGGQTVSWVTVGIAIEELSKADFTVGVLPIGSCGFLGQALSYAPDYLQDRWFKPLIQGDILACLCLTEPDCGSDAVALKTRAVKDGDYYVINGEKTSVSWGMQAKIGVMFAKTDPEAGARGVSAFLLPIDTPGLTKSAIPDMGWPSAQRASFFFDDMRIPADHLLGVEGQGFYLAMDVIGVVRVALTLQAIGQAEGALEEAIEYAKQRTAFGRPLAKFQAISFNIAEQATKLEAARLLCYRAMGLRDKGERNLKEASMAKWYGARAAMEACHEALLVHGQIGFSEECPAEQRLRNVIGCEIGDGTAEIMKLNIAREIIGKEFQPM, encoded by the coding sequence ATGTCATTTGTTTTCAGCGATGAAGAGGAGCTTTTCCGGCGACAGGTCCAGGAGTTCGCCCGGAAGGAACTGGCACCCAGCGCCAGGGAGCGCGCCAAGAAGACTAAAGTTGACATGAAAATCGTAAAAAAGATGGCCGACTTGGGGCTCCTGGCGATGAATGTCCCCGAGAAGTACGGAGGCCAGACGGTCAGCTGGGTTACCGTAGGCATTGCCATCGAGGAGCTGTCAAAGGCGGATTTCACCGTCGGCGTACTGCCGATAGGCTCCTGCGGCTTCCTGGGCCAGGCGCTCTCATATGCGCCCGATTACCTGCAGGACAGGTGGTTCAAGCCTCTTATCCAGGGCGATATACTCGCCTGCCTGTGCCTGACCGAGCCAGACTGCGGCTCTGACGCCGTGGCCCTAAAGACCAGGGCGGTGAAGGACGGCGACTACTACGTCATAAACGGGGAGAAGACCTCGGTTAGCTGGGGTATGCAGGCCAAGATCGGGGTTATGTTCGCTAAGACCGACCCCGAAGCCGGGGCCAGGGGGGTAAGCGCCTTCCTCCTTCCCATCGACACGCCCGGGCTTACCAAGTCCGCTATCCCCGATATGGGCTGGCCCTCGGCACAGCGCGCCTCATTCTTCTTCGACGATATGCGCATACCCGCCGATCACCTGCTGGGGGTGGAGGGCCAGGGCTTTTACCTGGCCATGGACGTGATCGGTGTGGTGCGGGTGGCACTGACGCTGCAGGCCATTGGTCAGGCCGAGGGCGCGCTGGAGGAGGCCATCGAGTATGCCAAGCAGCGCACCGCCTTCGGGCGACCCCTGGCCAAATTCCAGGCTATATCCTTCAACATAGCCGAGCAGGCCACCAAACTCGAGGCCGCCCGCCTCCTCTGCTACCGGGCCATGGGGCTCAGGGACAAGGGCGAACGCAACCTCAAGGAAGCCTCAATGGCCAAGTGGTATGGCGCCCGCGCTGCCATGGAAGCCTGCCACGAGGCGCTGCTCGTCCACGGACAGATAGGCTTCAGCGAGGAGTGCCCCGCAGAGCAACGGCTGAGGAACGTGATCGGCTGCGAGATCGGGGACGGCACCGCCGAGATAATGAAGCTAAATATCGCCAGGGAGATAATCGGCAAGGAATTCCAGCCTATGTAA
- a CDS encoding cobalamin-dependent protein (Presence of a B(12) (cobalamin)-binding domain implies dependence on cobalamin itself, in one of its several forms, or in some unusual lineages, dependence on a cobalamin-like analog.), whose protein sequence is MTSKRKIRILLAKAGPDTHVRGLSILMVRLRDAGMETIYTGLYQTPETIVAAAIQEDVDFIFLSSHLGRHMALAEQIIALLKEKGAQHISLAAGGVIPPKDFPALKALGVKGAFQPHTLTGTVIDFVNEQVSAAQEK, encoded by the coding sequence GTGACATCGAAGCGAAAAATACGGATTTTACTGGCAAAGGCAGGGCCGGATACCCATGTCAGGGGGCTCTCCATCCTGATGGTGAGACTTCGGGATGCCGGCATGGAGACCATATACACCGGCCTTTACCAGACACCGGAAACCATTGTCGCCGCCGCGATCCAGGAGGATGTCGATTTTATCTTCCTGAGCAGTCACCTCGGCCGCCACATGGCACTGGCAGAGCAGATAATAGCGCTGCTGAAGGAGAAGGGGGCGCAGCACATCTCCCTGGCAGCAGGGGGTGTAATTCCCCCAAAAGACTTCCCCGCGCTCAAGGCACTGGGGGTCAAGGGGGCCTTCCAGCCACATACGCTGACCGGCACGGTGATCGACTTCGTTAATGAGCAGGTATCAGCAGCACAGGAGAAATGA
- a CDS encoding DUF6125 family protein, with amino-acid sequence MGELHDYSGEFNPDLTLPDFSREALIRLLVAAGKLYLGIDGVWTGLMRQKYGDKTAFDYDKEVWFSKGLEIDIRQTVEALNIKGDDIPTLFKYLQFGPAFSVIYVGPPPGFEPRVTFELKSKNHGIMTVTRCNSLEYFERHNDTALQKLACEEIDLPAFRWIAKRFNPKIAVEPIKLPPRKSKDEIACQWEFKFDA; translated from the coding sequence TTGGGAGAGTTACACGACTATAGCGGAGAGTTTAACCCCGATCTGACCCTTCCCGATTTCTCCAGGGAGGCGCTTATAAGACTGCTGGTGGCAGCGGGCAAGCTCTATCTGGGGATAGATGGGGTCTGGACAGGCCTCATGAGGCAGAAGTACGGCGATAAGACGGCTTTCGATTACGATAAGGAGGTCTGGTTCTCAAAGGGGTTGGAGATCGATATACGTCAGACGGTGGAGGCGCTGAATATCAAGGGGGACGACATCCCCACCCTGTTCAAGTACCTCCAGTTCGGTCCGGCGTTCTCGGTGATATACGTTGGGCCCCCGCCCGGTTTTGAGCCGCGCGTTACGTTTGAGTTAAAGAGCAAGAACCACGGCATAATGACCGTTACCCGCTGCAATTCGCTGGAATACTTCGAGAGGCACAATGACACCGCTTTACAGAAGCTGGCATGTGAGGAGATAGACTTACCCGCGTTCAGGTGGATAGCGAAAAGGTTCAACCCCAAAATAGCGGTGGAGCCAATTAAGTTGCCTCCCCGCAAGAGCAAGGATGAGATCGCCTGCCAGTGGGAGTTCAAGTTTGACGCGTAG